Proteins found in one Roseovarius pelagicus genomic segment:
- a CDS encoding prepilin peptidase has product MQITASSAMWFLPFVLPVCLWVAWSDLRVMKIPNLAVLALAAIFLIVGLIALPFDQYIWRLVQLIIVLLVGIVMNAAGLIGAGDAKFAAAAAPFIALGDLRLLCVILAANLLAGFTAHRIAKYTSLRQLAPEWESWSRGKKFPMGLCLGGTLAIYLVLGALYGA; this is encoded by the coding sequence ATGCAAATCACCGCAAGCTCAGCCATGTGGTTCCTTCCCTTTGTCCTTCCCGTTTGCCTTTGGGTAGCGTGGAGTGATCTGCGGGTGATGAAGATTCCCAACCTCGCCGTCTTGGCGCTAGCCGCAATCTTTTTGATCGTGGGATTGATCGCCCTTCCGTTTGATCAATATATTTGGCGACTGGTTCAACTGATTATCGTGCTTCTGGTGGGGATCGTGATGAATGCCGCCGGCCTGATTGGCGCAGGCGATGCGAAATTCGCTGCGGCAGCTGCACCTTTTATCGCGTTGGGCGATCTGCGCCTGCTCTGCGTGATACTTGCCGCGAACCTATTGGCCGGATTTACCGCGCATCGTATTGCCAAATACACGTCACTGCGTCAGTTGGCCCCCGAATGGGAGAGCTGGTCACGCGGCAAGAAATTCCCGATGGGTCTGTGCCTGGGTGGCACATTGGCTATCTATCTGGTGTTGGGCGCACTTTACGGCGCCTGA
- a CDS encoding tetratricopeptide repeat protein translates to MRHPLVLTLCAMGSLVLSACEKSDNATVERSFQGVNVVDESNLNDVMLTVADPNEAVAYFQRTAGEQPDRIDLQRNLAKSLVRAKRNTEAVAAWKRVVDHKEANDEDKVDLADALIRNNEWEQAETVLNGVPPTYETFKRYRLEAMIADSNKEWKRADSFYETAVGLTTRPAGVMNNWGYSKLTRGDFADAERLFTDAIRLDQSLFTAKNNLVLARGAQRNYTLPVMPVSQTERAQLLYTLGLAAIKQGDVTTGKGLLRDAIDTHPQHFEAAVRSMRALENTAVN, encoded by the coding sequence ATGCGCCACCCTCTCGTTTTGACGCTCTGTGCAATGGGCAGTTTAGTGCTGTCCGCATGTGAAAAATCTGACAATGCAACTGTGGAACGCTCCTTTCAGGGCGTGAATGTCGTTGATGAAAGCAATCTCAACGATGTGATGCTCACGGTGGCGGACCCCAACGAGGCGGTTGCATATTTTCAGCGCACCGCCGGGGAACAACCCGATCGGATCGATCTGCAACGCAACCTTGCCAAATCGCTTGTGCGCGCCAAACGCAACACCGAGGCAGTTGCCGCATGGAAACGTGTCGTCGACCACAAAGAGGCCAACGACGAGGACAAGGTAGATTTGGCCGATGCTCTGATCCGGAACAATGAATGGGAACAGGCCGAGACCGTGCTGAATGGCGTTCCGCCCACCTATGAGACATTCAAGCGCTACCGGCTGGAGGCTATGATCGCCGATAGCAACAAGGAATGGAAACGCGCTGACAGTTTCTATGAAACGGCCGTGGGCCTGACCACGCGGCCCGCAGGCGTGATGAACAACTGGGGTTATTCCAAACTGACACGCGGCGATTTTGCCGATGCAGAGCGGCTGTTTACCGATGCGATCCGTCTGGATCAGTCGCTGTTCACTGCCAAAAACAACCTCGTATTGGCGCGCGGGGCACAGCGCAATTACACGCTGCCAGTCATGCCTGTCAGCCAGACCGAACGCGCGCAACTGCTATATACTTTAGGCCTCGCGGCAATAAAACAGGGCGACGTGACGACCGGCAAAGGCCTGTTGCGCGATGCGATCGACACCCACCCACAACATTTCGAAGCCGCTGTGCGCTCGATGCGTGCCTTGGAAAACACCGCGGTCAACTGA
- a CDS encoding ATPase — MNMQITEGVKPPPPPTTLDDMRLPVVMMRDILIKTMFRKSIDMVSELARAVCLPRTVTQELVDMAREQRLLEATGTMSATAGSEMGYQLTDMGKARALDALQQSEYYGAMPVPLSVYAEQVRRQSIRNIQITREELTGAMGHLVLPDSLLDHLGPAVSAGRSILMYGPPGNGKSSISNGIRDAMGDKIYVPLAIEYAGQVITVYDPIVHSRAEAEEDDPNSLRRRRTFDSRYVRCERPTVITGGELTLDMLDLVYNPTARTYQAPLQLKATGGIFIVDDLGRQVEPPQNLVNRWIVPLEESKDILALQSGEKFEVPFDTLAIFSTNFHPNKIFDQAALRRIFYKIKIDGPSQKDYLKIFAMVARKKQLPLDEAALVHLIKKKYPTIDNTYANYQPVFLIDQMISICQFEGMPYQMTPDLIDRAWANMFVKDEEIVN; from the coding sequence ATGAATATGCAGATCACCGAAGGCGTGAAGCCACCCCCGCCGCCCACCACGCTGGACGATATGCGCCTGCCCGTCGTCATGATGCGTGACATCCTGATCAAGACGATGTTCCGCAAGTCGATTGATATGGTCAGCGAACTGGCCAGAGCCGTCTGCTTGCCCCGAACCGTCACGCAGGAACTGGTCGACATGGCCCGTGAGCAACGTCTGCTAGAAGCCACTGGCACAATGAGTGCCACAGCGGGTAGCGAAATGGGCTACCAGTTGACTGACATGGGCAAGGCGCGCGCTCTCGACGCCTTGCAACAATCTGAGTACTATGGCGCGATGCCCGTGCCCCTCAGTGTGTATGCCGAACAGGTGCGGCGCCAATCAATTCGCAATATCCAGATCACGCGCGAAGAGCTAACCGGGGCGATGGGCCATCTGGTACTGCCCGACAGCCTGCTGGATCATCTCGGTCCTGCTGTCAGTGCCGGTCGCTCGATTCTGATGTATGGCCCTCCGGGCAACGGTAAATCCAGCATTTCCAATGGTATCCGTGATGCTATGGGGGACAAGATCTATGTCCCGCTTGCCATCGAATACGCAGGTCAGGTGATCACGGTATATGACCCCATCGTGCATTCACGCGCCGAGGCCGAAGAGGACGATCCCAACAGCCTGCGCCGCCGCAGGACATTTGATTCGCGCTACGTACGTTGCGAACGTCCCACGGTGATTACCGGCGGAGAACTGACGCTTGATATGCTCGATCTGGTCTACAATCCCACTGCGCGCACGTATCAGGCACCTTTGCAGCTAAAGGCGACGGGCGGCATTTTCATCGTCGACGACCTTGGCCGTCAGGTCGAGCCGCCTCAGAACCTCGTGAACCGATGGATCGTTCCACTGGAGGAGTCCAAGGATATTCTGGCGCTGCAATCGGGCGAGAAATTCGAGGTGCCGTTTGACACGCTCGCAATTTTCTCAACCAACTTTCACCCCAACAAGATTTTTGACCAAGCCGCGCTGCGCCGGATCTTCTACAAGATCAAGATCGACGGGCCGAGTCAGAAAGATTACCTGAAAATCTTTGCCATGGTCGCGCGCAAGAAACAGCTACCACTGGACGAAGCAGCACTGGTCCACCTGATCAAGAAGAAATACCCGACAATCGACAACACCTACGCCAACTATCAGCCGGTGTTCCTGATCGACCAGATGATTTCGATTTGCCAGTTCGAGGGCATGCCCTATCAGATGACCCCCGACCTGATTGATCGGGCATGGGCGAACATGTTCGTCAAGGACGAGGAAATCGTCAACTAG
- a CDS encoding tetratricopeptide repeat protein, translating into MLAGCAEPELPDSPYAPGVSRSGTAVDATLVGHRLIRAGEHELAIKAFSRAALDEGMTPEILIGFGSANLGLGRLGQAEELLRKAVEADGSSPEAWNNLGVVLMEKGEIAEASEVFRRAYALDNGESDSIRDNFRLALAKLDDSYYAGSEEQNYKLIRRGSSDYLIRTIS; encoded by the coding sequence ATGCTGGCAGGCTGTGCAGAGCCTGAGCTGCCAGACAGTCCCTATGCGCCCGGTGTTTCGCGTTCGGGGACGGCAGTCGACGCCACCCTCGTCGGCCACCGCCTGATCCGGGCGGGCGAGCATGAGTTGGCCATCAAGGCCTTTTCACGCGCCGCTTTGGATGAGGGGATGACCCCGGAGATCCTCATCGGCTTTGGCAGTGCGAACCTCGGTCTCGGACGTTTGGGCCAAGCTGAAGAACTGTTGCGGAAAGCCGTCGAGGCAGACGGATCATCGCCTGAAGCGTGGAACAATCTGGGCGTCGTTCTCATGGAAAAAGGTGAAATTGCCGAAGCCAGCGAAGTGTTTCGCCGCGCCTATGCGCTCGATAATGGCGAAAGTGACTCAATTCGCGATAATTTTCGGTTGGCACTCGCAAAACTCGATGATTCCTACTATGCTGGTTCGGAAGAACAAAATTATAAATTGATACGGCGCGGCAGCAGTGACTACCTAATCCGCACGATATCATGA
- a CDS encoding type II secretion system F family protein, producing MSFLNEILTGALGPFGPIIAVGMLGVFLILITIAIMLNQRDDPLTKLKKSQASRNAGQTSTQKLRSGSRNEKLDKYATFLEPQDEKQYSEMRLTLLQAGYRNRDAVRYFHFAQFSLGIGLLVLGVLYYVAFKSGGETDTKTMLLYILGPGGAGYMLPKYWITKRKQTRQDEITDGFPDSLDMMLVCIEAGQSLDQSIIRVSQEMRASYPALADEFEIVSQQIKAGRDKPSVLNEMSERCGVQDITSFVTVLVQSQTFGTSIADALRVYAGEMRDKRVMRAEEKANKLPTKMTLATMMLTVPPLLIILVGPSVLGIMELTSMSSH from the coding sequence TTGGGCCCTTTCGGCCCGATTATCGCCGTTGGTATGCTTGGGGTTTTCCTGATCCTGATCACGATTGCGATCATGCTGAACCAGCGCGACGATCCGCTGACCAAGCTGAAAAAATCTCAGGCCAGCCGCAACGCCGGGCAAACCAGCACACAAAAACTGCGCTCCGGCTCACGCAATGAAAAGCTGGACAAATATGCCACGTTTCTTGAGCCACAAGACGAGAAACAATATTCCGAGATGCGCCTGACCCTGCTTCAGGCAGGGTATCGCAACCGCGACGCGGTGCGTTATTTTCACTTTGCGCAATTCTCCCTCGGGATCGGCCTCTTGGTTCTGGGCGTACTCTACTACGTCGCTTTCAAGTCGGGCGGTGAAACAGACACCAAAACCATGCTGCTATACATTCTAGGTCCAGGTGGCGCCGGTTACATGCTGCCGAAATATTGGATCACCAAGCGCAAGCAAACGCGGCAGGATGAAATCACCGACGGTTTCCCCGACAGCTTGGACATGATGTTGGTTTGTATCGAGGCGGGTCAATCTCTGGACCAGTCGATCATTCGCGTCAGTCAGGAAATGCGCGCATCCTATCCGGCACTCGCAGACGAATTCGAAATCGTCAGTCAACAAATCAAGGCCGGGCGCGACAAACCTTCTGTTCTGAATGAAATGTCGGAACGTTGCGGTGTACAGGACATCACCAGCTTCGTGACCGTTCTCGTTCAGTCACAGACGTTCGGCACGTCCATCGCAGACGCCTTGCGCGTTTACGCCGGCGAAATGCGCGACAAGCGCGTGATGCGTGCCGAAGAAAAGGCCAACAAGCTGCCAACAAAGATGACATTGGCCACAATGATGCTTACAGTTCCACCACTGTTGATCATCCTTGTAGGACCGTCTGTTCTGGGTATCATGGAACTAACGTCGATGAGTTCGCACTGA
- a CDS encoding ligase-associated DNA damage response DEXH box helicase, whose amino-acid sequence MSALPPAFLDWFSARGWDIHPHQRTMLERSDASALLLIAPTGGGKTLAGFLPTLIDLASDTHTGLHTIYISPLKALAADIRRNLTTPVAEMGLPVRIEDRTGDTSQSVKRRQRADPPHILLTTPESLALLTSYEDAPRIFKGLKRVVVDEIHALAESKRGDQLMLALARLQTLCPDMRRVGLSATVEDPPAIARLLARHPDPCEVLLADPGPDPDIAMLQTDAPPPWAGGGAAHAIPAVMDQIERHNTTLIFHNTRAQAEIFFRNLWLANDGNLPIGIHHGSLDRAQRQRVEAAMQRGELRAIVCTGSLDLGIDWGDVDLVIQIGAPKNVKRLVQRIGRANHRYNAPSKALLVPANRFEVIECHAALQAVTEHALDGEPRGAGPLDVLCQQILITACAGSFAADALYAEVITAGPYAALTRADFEACLDFCATGGYALRAYDQWQRLIQRPCGLWQLRDPRSARLIRMNLGTIQDSDLLKVRLRRTRGGKPLGEIEEAFAATLTPGDTFLIGGHVVRYEGLREMTVEVTRDKGHKPKIATFSGTKFATSTQLSQRILDMFAQDDWPALPDHTREWLRLQQQVSRLPERGSLLIESFPHEGREYACIYGFAGRNAQQTLGLLLTNRMEALDLAPLGFVSTDYATLIWGLEPLTDPGPLFDPADLRAGLDVWLMGNAVMKRTFRASATIAGLINRNTPQARKSGRQATFSSDILYDTLARYDPDHLLLRITRNEAMRGLVDFGRIEEMIARINGRIDLLRLPRVTPLAAPLFLEVGRTPVEGAGVERLMEEETRRLMRAAGLDSSQVS is encoded by the coding sequence ATGTCTGCCCTGCCTCCCGCTTTTCTCGATTGGTTTTCCGCTCGCGGATGGGACATCCACCCGCATCAACGGACAATGCTGGAGCGGTCGGATGCCTCTGCCCTGTTATTGATCGCGCCCACAGGCGGCGGTAAGACATTGGCAGGATTTCTGCCCACGTTGATCGATCTTGCCAGTGATACACATACCGGCCTGCACACCATTTACATCTCGCCGCTCAAGGCCTTGGCTGCCGACATCCGGCGCAATCTGACAACTCCGGTTGCTGAAATGGGCCTGCCAGTACGGATCGAAGACCGCACTGGCGATACATCCCAGAGCGTCAAGCGCCGTCAGCGCGCAGACCCACCGCATATACTACTAACCACGCCAGAAAGCTTGGCCCTGCTGACCTCCTACGAGGATGCGCCGCGCATTTTCAAAGGGTTGAAACGTGTGGTGGTGGACGAAATACATGCGCTGGCCGAGAGCAAGCGCGGCGATCAGTTGATGCTGGCCTTGGCGCGTCTGCAAACGCTTTGCCCCGATATGCGAAGGGTGGGGTTATCAGCAACGGTAGAAGACCCACCAGCGATTGCGCGGCTGCTTGCGCGGCACCCTGACCCCTGCGAGGTGTTACTGGCCGACCCCGGTCCCGATCCTGATATCGCGATGCTCCAGACAGACGCACCACCCCCGTGGGCGGGTGGCGGCGCAGCGCATGCGATTCCTGCGGTCATGGATCAAATCGAACGCCACAACACGACTCTGATCTTTCATAACACGCGCGCGCAGGCTGAGATTTTCTTTCGCAACCTGTGGCTTGCTAACGACGGGAACCTGCCCATCGGCATCCACCACGGAAGCCTTGATCGCGCGCAACGACAACGGGTCGAGGCTGCGATGCAACGCGGCGAACTGCGTGCAATCGTTTGCACCGGCAGTCTTGATCTGGGCATTGACTGGGGCGACGTGGATCTGGTCATTCAGATTGGCGCCCCCAAAAACGTCAAGCGTCTGGTCCAGCGGATCGGGCGCGCCAACCACCGTTACAACGCGCCATCAAAGGCCCTGTTGGTGCCGGCCAACAGGTTCGAAGTGATAGAATGTCATGCGGCACTGCAAGCGGTAACAGAGCACGCTCTGGACGGTGAGCCGCGCGGGGCCGGTCCATTGGATGTGTTATGTCAACAGATACTGATCACGGCCTGCGCCGGTTCGTTCGCGGCCGACGCACTCTATGCCGAAGTCATCACCGCTGGCCCATATGCGGCCCTTACCCGTGCCGATTTTGAAGCCTGTCTGGATTTCTGTGCGACCGGCGGCTACGCCCTGCGCGCCTATGACCAATGGCAGCGTCTCATCCAGCGTCCCTGCGGGCTGTGGCAGTTGCGCGATCCTCGCAGCGCCCGGTTGATCCGCATGAACCTCGGAACGATTCAGGATAGTGATCTTCTCAAAGTGCGCCTACGCCGCACGCGAGGTGGCAAACCGCTGGGAGAAATCGAGGAAGCGTTCGCCGCCACGCTCACCCCAGGCGATACATTTCTGATCGGCGGACATGTGGTACGCTATGAGGGTTTGCGCGAAATGACCGTCGAAGTCACCCGCGACAAGGGCCACAAGCCAAAGATTGCAACATTCTCGGGGACCAAATTCGCGACATCAACCCAGCTAAGCCAACGCATATTGGACATGTTCGCACAAGATGATTGGCCTGCCTTGCCTGACCACACACGCGAGTGGTTACGTCTGCAACAACAAGTGTCGCGCCTACCAGAACGTGGTAGCCTTCTAATTGAGAGCTTTCCCCATGAGGGCCGCGAATATGCCTGCATCTATGGCTTCGCCGGGCGCAATGCGCAGCAAACGCTTGGCTTGCTCTTGACCAACAGAATGGAAGCACTGGATTTAGCACCTCTCGGGTTCGTATCGACAGACTATGCTACGCTGATCTGGGGGCTGGAGCCGCTGACCGATCCCGGCCCGCTGTTTGATCCGGCCGACCTTCGCGCGGGGCTGGACGTATGGCTGATGGGAAATGCAGTGATGAAGCGCACTTTTCGGGCATCGGCCACGATCGCCGGGTTGATCAACCGCAACACGCCACAAGCCCGTAAATCAGGACGACAGGCGACGTTTTCGTCCGATATCCTTTACGACACATTGGCCAGATATGATCCGGATCACCTCCTGCTGAGGATCACCCGGAACGAGGCAATGCGCGGCTTGGTCGATTTCGGGCGCATCGAAGAAATGATCGCACGGATCAACGGGCGGATTGACCTGCTGCGCCTACCGCGTGTCACCCCGCTGGCCGCGCCGTTGTTTCTAGAGGTCGGGCGCACACCTGTGGAAGGCGCAGGCGTTGAGCGACTTATGGAGGAAGAGACCCGGCGATTAATGCGTGCGGCAGGTTTGGATAGCTCTCAGGTTTCCTGA